The window caaacaaacaaacccaaaccaaaccaaacaccaccCAGCTTCTCATTGTTTAACATACATAAGCTGCTCTTTACCTAGTAGGCACACATAACTTCTGTGCTTGTTTTgttctgccctttttttttttttaaacttgagcATTACCCAGCACAAttaatgctgtggaaatgtctttatctcacaAGATATCCAGTATCTTGTGAAAGTCTCCAACTGCTGGAGTTTCCAGCTGGAATAAACAGTGAAGGATTTCATCGACAGCCATGGAAAAACAAGCTCTTCCCCCAGACTaggaaaagtattttggtttaatgtagaaatttcttcttcccccttccccaaactAACCCTGTAACACAACTGATTAATGGAGTTCCTCCTTGTCACCCagtaaactgaaaatgaaatttcaccATAATTCAGTACACAGAACAACAGATTTGCAAATTAAAGTAATGGCAGGGGCTTCATAGCATTCTAGTCTTGCTTGGCACCAAAGCTGATTATGATAAAAATCCGAAGCAGGGCTCTCCAAAGAGAGGTgcaaagaaacttttcagataaaattcagataaaatcttttcagtttgAACATACATGTCTATGTATCTTTTTACTTCATGAAATGGCTCGATGAAATGTAGTATCTATTCAAATACTATATAAATATTCAAATGGTAATTGCAGAAGTAGCAATACAAAGTAGTTGACTCCTGCTTGATCACAACTTCAGGCAGCCTGAAGTGGGAAGGGAGCATGTTTGAGGTGAAGGATCCCGTCTGGACATGTAGATCAGCAAGAGAAGTCTGGAAAAGTGAAGGTCTGTTTCTGTGATGGCCAGTAAgactgggggaaaaataatcacCTAGGCCAATCAGTTTCAGAACACTAGAGAATAATTTTTGTCTACATAAGACTTTTAAAAGgcacttatttaaaaaagcacTATCTTCATTTTACTGGGATCTAAATCTCATCCCACATCTCCACTCTGCTGGGAGTTAATTTCATTCAATATGGATGTTCTCATGTTGGCACTCAGCAAGCCTAAGAATCCTTCACCAACAATGAACAACAGCATACACTGGTTCAAAAGTCTGATATTTCCTCTTAAAGAATCTACAATACATCACTCATCCCACTTGTCGATTCTCCATGCCTGTCCTTCTTGCACTGCATCCTCAGAAATGAGGTGGCAGAACTACAAGATCAAGGAAAAGCCACAAGCCTAACAGTTGCCAGCTTCATTCCCTCTCACTCTTCCCTGAAATAGTAGGTGGTTTGGGAGGCTTCtatggtgggttttttactgAGTAGTGAGAAGTGCCTCGAGACCAACAGCCAAGGGAAGTAGACAGCCAGCAATCtatacattttcccttttttccaggaactgtTAATTTCCAGACTGACCATCCAGCAAACAGCTGATGATCTCTCATCTGGCACTGAATTTATTATCCCAGCACCTGTGTGTCCTTATTCAGATTTCAGTAAAAGAAACGGCAGCGATCATTACAGGACTCCTAAGACTACTGGCATTTTGACAAGTGCAAAGCTTCcttaaaagacacaaaaaaagccAGTCTATTAAATGggtcattattttttaaatctctgtaaGGAAACCAACACTTAtctttacagattttaaaagctcaTCTTGAAAAGCTGGCTCTCTTGCATTTAGCTCACTACAGTGAATGGTCCAGATGCAAGGGGAGTCTGAAATCAGAAACTAACTTACATTTTGGCAGCAGATATGGTAGATGAGTCCAGTAAGCAAAAGCTCATGTTCAAAAGAGTAGCAACTGTGCTACATGCACTCCTTTCTGGGAAATCAGTCCTAGAAATCCTAGCTGAAACCCAAAATACCATCTTTACTCATCCTCCCTGTTCTAAGAACACTGGCCAAGTTTCCAACATTTACCATGATTCAGCCTAAAAAAAGCAGTGTGGTATAATCAAATTGTAAATGCAGTCTAATTTTCTAGACACACCTCCAAAGAGCAACCAAAATTAGGGTTCTGAAGATCAGTTTAGCTCTAGCCAACACTGCTTTTTGCCAGCATACAAAAAGCTTCCCATACAATTTCAGTACTTACCTACAAGGCTGCAATAAACCCTGATACTTCAGACTGTTTAGAATTTTACAGTACTACTTTTTCAGTCAATCCTCAGCCAACGTGGCTCGAGAAATGGAATGCTACTAAAAGCATCTCTCACATAGGCATGAAAGACACCTTGACCCTTTGAGGCTATTAGAAAAATTGTACTTTAAATAGGACGGTCAGCCCAAACCAGGCTAATTCCAATTTATTTCCCTCAGGGGTAAGCTTCCCATGCAGTTCCAATTCCAAAACAGTTCTTGGACGGGAGGTGAGTAGAACCAATGTTAACAACATATGCCATGGTCAATGCTGGCACTATCATTGTGACTGGCAAAGTGATCCTCATAGTCATCAATCTCTTGACTACTACACAcaggccaaaaaaaaacccaaaaccctccTAAAGACATCACCTAGAAGTATGTTTGATTACCATCACAGATTTAGTCCttcacagggggaaaaaaaaaatgtacccTCAGCCTGATAACAGAAGACAGCCTCCTAGAATACTAAATTCCCCATATTCACCGTGCTAGCACAGCCTTTGTTTCACATtatacaatatttattttagtaaatgAGTAATTGTTCTCATGCAATGACACACCATAAAATGAGAACCAATTCATTACCCTAATAAaggatttgctttcattttatgagTAGTCATTTCTGTTCAAAGTAcaaattaaaaactatttaaCAATTAAGAAATAGTATACCAACCTAACTGAATTGGTGTTATTCTGTAAGTTttgcttaaatttaaaaaagctatACTTTACTAAAACACCTAAAGTAAGGAAGTAATATAAAACATGAATTAAGCTTcacaaaatactttcagaataCTAGAAGCCAAGTTCTTGACTTTGGCTCCCTAAGAAAAGGGAACACATAGGCCAAGGTCACAAATTGCAAACTGAGAATTTAAATTGCCTGACTTAATCACATGCTTTAAGGGGAGCACATGCTTCCTTATCTCTGTTAGccctaaaaagaaaagaaaattgcatcCTGATATTTGCTTTCCAGGCTTTAAAAGATCATGAAATCTTTATTATTGAGTACACATTAAACACAATCATGTCTCAAGTAAGAGAATCTCCGTGGCGAGCTCATATTACAGGTAGATGTGATTTTTAGAGGTCATGATAGACAAGACTATGCGAATCACTATCACTGCcttgaaaaaaaagacaatttaatgtGCCTGCCAGGCTGCTTTTTCAGTCTTCCTAGGTTCCATTTATATACAGATCCTGGCATCTTTTTTTTACCCAGGGGCCTCTGTCTGTATTAAAAGTAGGACTTTTGAAGCAAAGTAACCAAAACATAGAGCCTTTGCGCTCACTCACACAACGAGGAGTCACCTTGTGCTGCtgctaaaagaaagaaatagaagacgagaggaagaaaaaaaagcacgcCCCCGGGAAAGGCTTTTTATTTCGCCGTTAGGGCCCATGCCCTCAGGCTCGCCGCTCCGCCGGGCCCGGGGTTTGACAGCGATCCCGGCCCACCCAGGCGGGGTCCGGCCGGGGTGGGGAAGGCGTCGCGGCCAGGCCGCGTCCCCGCCACCCCGTTCACCTTGCGCTCACCTTGACGGCCGGCCGGGCACGGCGGCGGGAGGCGCCCTGCCCCGGGGTCCGGGAGGTGGCTGCGCTACCGCCGCGGCCTCCCCGCTATCGCCATGGAAACGGGGCGCTGGACCGCGCCGGGGACACGCTGACCTACACGCGGAGGCGGGGACAGGCGGGGACGGCTCGGACCGGAGGCTGCAGCCGCCCGCCCGGCGGATAACGGCCCTGGTCCCGCTGCGGCTCATTCACTCGCTCTTTCCCGCCCGCCtggcgcccgccccgcccgccacCGCGCCGCCCCGCTCACCCGCAGCCGAGCCGCCAGGACGCAGTACGGCGCCATTTTGTTCACTGACAAAGATGAAGTCGCGCCCCGATGGCGTCACGCGGCCCCTTTCAGACCTCCGGCGCGCGGGCGGGGACGCCACGGGGCAGGGCCGCACAGGTCCTGGTAGGGAAGTACGTGGGCCAAAAAGGCGGCCACCGGTTGAGGCGCGGATCTTCCTTGGGCAGAAGAACGTAACTGTGGAGTGACTCCTCAGAGAAGATTTTCTCTGCAGTCCTTCGCGCGATCGCGCTCCGGCGTTCTCGTTCGGGGCGGTGCTTTTGCACGCGCTGTCCTCACCCCAGCCAGGatcgggggcggcggggagcgcgggtCGGAGGTGAGCGCGCGTGGCGGCAGCGGCCGGCGGGTGTCGCGTCGCAATGGCCAAGCACCACCCGGACCTCATCTTCTGCCGCAAGCAGGCGGGCGTGGGTGAGTCTCGGAGGGGTCCCGCCTCAACCCTTCTCCGCTGCGGGGCGAGCAGGAggcgcgcgcgcgcgcgtgtgtgccGTTATTGCCGTTAGGCGCGCGCGTGGCCGTTAGGCctggcgggggggaggggcgcccgcctctctcctccctcctcccgctcttactttatttcacttttattttgacGTTCTGCCGTGTTTTATGGGCTCTTCCCCTGCAGCGGGAGAGGAGGCTCTGTAAGGAAGGTCCCTGGCGCTACCCCTGCCCTGGGCGCTTCCCCGGGGGGCCCGTCCTGGCGTGCAGGCGCTCCTGGGCCTCTCTCAGTAGAGCTGAATGGCTTTAACGCGTGCGTAACCGCAGCTTCTTGTTCGTCAGGTGGGGGGAAAGGCAGGCGGAGTTGATGGCTATacacaggggggaaaaaaaaaattaatttgcgTTATTCCTGTTGCGTTGGCCATACCAGTGCAGCCAGGAGAATGATCTGAAGGCTTCAGCCAGCACTGGGGACATCTTTCAGGCTGCAAGATAAAACTATCTTCCAGGTTACACCTGTATACAGATAATGAGCTTTATTCTTGTCACTTGTGTCAGAATTTGCACTGCTAAGTCTTAAAGAAGTCTTATACAAGATTAAAAGTCGAGATatcttttccagatttttttcacttcttggaaaaacaaatttaacgtgcaattttctgaaagaactgTAACCACAAGATATTCAGCTGCACTGTCCACAGGAAACTTCTTTTTAGAATAGTTAATACAGTGAACAGCCTATTTATGTTGGAAGTTCATTTCGAGCTTGATGAATGCCTTGACCCTCAAACTTCAACTGAATCACCATTTAGTCTTTGTGAATGTGGACATCTGGTCTTTAGAACTTGATATTTATGGCATTTATCCAAGTTACTAACATCATTGTTGTGAGTTTCCCAGAAAAGTGACAAGACTTTTAAGATACATTTAACTGCCTTCACGTTCTGAAGTGAAGAAGGTATTTGGGCTGCCTTATATCAAATAAAcacttgtttggggttttttttgtctcattaAAACTGGCGTAAAAGTTATGCCAAGACTTATGTATAGGATTTCTTTAGTTAGGTACATTGGCTATGTTTGAAATGGAACAATGAATGTAGATTTTCTTACTATCAATGGGTGTCATTGTGCGTTCACAGTGCATCTAAACTTTGATCTTGGTAAATGTTTCCAGGAGGATATATATTGTTTATCATaaatatgtttgtatttatGCTCAAACTGTTTCTGcggtttacttttttttttttttaagattgctCACTGCAGAAGATAATTATTTGACATTCAAGCTTGTAGTTACTTATATTTTTCTCCTACTTCTgcctcaaataattttttttcttctttttcttcttacagcaATTGGAAGACTTTGTGAAAAATGTAAGTATAGCTTCTACATATAGTTGCTTGAGAATGCGGTGCTGTGGTTAGAACATACAGTTTGGATTTGGGGATCGGattctatttttgctttaacCAGAAACTTGATGTCACTCTTTGAGATGAGAACAGTTGTGTATTGCAAGCGTAAATCAATGAATACTTAAAGTTACATGCTCAAATAGATTGTCACACAAATGCATGCTGTTCTACAGTATATGCTACCAGCATTTTGAGTAGCTGAGGCTAAGGTGACTTTTTGATTGATTCCTTGTAATCTGTAATACAAAATGATCAGCATGGTCATTTCAAagcgggggggaaaaaaagcatttttggaaTCTGATGTCTTCACACCTTGAGAAAAGTTCCCTTCAGCATCTAGGAGAATAAGaaatggaggggaggggaaatcTAGAgtaagagcaaaaaaaaaatcccacagaatCAAAAGCCAGTGCTCATCtgtagaagggaagaaagagtaTGATCTGTCATTAGATCCTTGTAAGGGAACAGAACAAATAAGATGACTAGTTCGTGACTCAGAAATAGTATGAAAGTAAGTGAAGTGGAGAGAAGCACCGTCTGAAGGAACAACATTGTTTTCAAGAGCACTCAGCAATGAAACAGATTCCCATTGGTTGTAGTTGAGGGCCGTCGTGCTGGAGATTTAAGAGCAGGTTAGATGAGCTGTTTGTGGGAGTCAGAATTAGATGCCTTGGGAACTGGTAATAGGATATGAAGCCTTTCATCCCTAGGTCAGTGTTTTGGATAAGGTccagcacagcagagactgTCAATGGCATCTCATGGCTGCTTGCCTGTATGATACGAGTACTTGAATTTCACTCGGTTCCTTGTGAGAAAGCAAGAGCGCCTTTTGTGAAATGGCTGTTTATGCCAGTTTGCCCTTTCTTTGGCCTTCTCACAGATGAAGGATTAAAGGGACTACGAGTACAATCTCTTATCTCATCTCTTTGAGGATAGTAACTCCAGACTTTTGTTGATGTGTCACTGTGGGAGAAGCTTacactgctgcttctgtgtaGGTAAGGACCCTAGTCCTGTCAGTCCAACATTGTTTTCACAAGtgaaaaaatcaggaaaagttCTAGAGTAAAAGTAACGGTATGATATAAGCAGGTGTTGGCTAATCACAGAAGAAGTGACGTTGGGTTTCTTCTCTGATTGTGAAtgcatgaataaataaaaaacctcaaataTTGCAGGCTACTGGCCCTTGTTCCTCTCAAGTCTGTGTGCAGATACGAAGTTGCACCCTGTGCCTGCAAGATAAATTTCTGCAGTTCAGTTGTATTGTCTTTGAGTGTACAGGCAAGTGCTTTGATCAGGAAGCTTTTCCTCTTTGATGTGGGGGTGAAGAAAAGGATGTTCTGTAACCAAAGGCTCTGCTGTACTTGCAGGTGACGGCAAATGCGTGATCTGTGACTCCTATGTGCGGCCCTGCACTCTCGTGCGCATATGTGATGAATGTAACTACGGCTCATACCAAGGGCGCTGTGTAATCTGCGGGGGTCCAGGAGTGTCTGATGCCTACTACTGCAAGGAGTGTACCATCCAGGAAAAAGATGTATGTTGTCATCCAGTCTCCTGTTGAATTGCTTATGTCTTTATTTGGTAGCCATGCTTGTCTTCAAGGGGCTTGGAGCTAGTGAAATTAGTGTTGGGACATGGGACGCTTGGGTTCAACTATCAATATTGGCACTGGTTTTCATTACCTCGTAACTTTCTTCCCCTGTTGGTAGCTCTTTGtgtttgcaaagcattttgagATACCGTAGCATTTTGAGGTATTCTAACTCTTCATCCCGAAGGATCTTTGACTACTTGCACTGCACGCTCAGGGTTCACTTCCTCCACATGCTGCAACTTACCACTTTAAGTTGTTATCTTACTTGATCTCTCAGCCAGGGTTTTATCAGGGTCAGAGATATTCCAGACACTGCAAAGGCAGTGGTAGGAGCAGCTCCTTACTAGAAGTCTCTTATCAGCCACTGACCAAGGGCATGTACAGTACTCTAAGGCCTGTGAAATCACTACCTGTGTTGTCCTTCGGATTACCACATAAAGTTAGATCTTGGTGTCCAGTGTCTGCACTACTAATTGTGTTTTACAAGTTTAAAGTTTCTTGTACAATTTCAGTgggatatgatttttttaaaaaaaatcttttctggtATGGCCTATATTGTAGACATCTCTCTTTCTGCTAACACTTTGGTGTAACAACCCCTTATTCCTATAGTCAGTGCTATAATCTTTTTATAATCTTGTGCTGAAAGACAGCCACTGCGCATGAGAAATGAGGCAGCTGTTCACCCCCTGTAAGGTATTTGTTAATATCCAACACGATGAGCGCAGGACGTGAAGAACTACAAATGAATTGgtagaaagagagggagaagcaaGAACATGATGCTTGCAGTTACAATATCCCCAGAATATGGCCCTGATAGCTGTGAAAGTGTCTGTTAaaggttgtttgggttttggtgctTTGCATGCGCCATCTCCAGCACACCCTAATGACAGTGGAGAACATGCGGAGAGAATGGTTCAGATTAATTTAGAGGAACATGCTCAGCTGAGTGAGTTGCTGGCTTAATTCTCTGCAGTGCCTACATCTTCTCTAGAGGCCTGCAGCTAAATTCAGGACAGGGGCAGGTCCTTGTCTGAATTTAGTCATTAGATCTGACAGGACCATAATCTTTCTTAGTATCTAAATATGGATATAAGTGCTGCGATGGTGGTGCTGCCTCCTACTTCAGACATGCTGTGAGAAACAGTAGTTTTGTTCACTTGCCTTTGGAACCAAGATGCTTGGCTTCATAAGTCATGAGTAAAATAggcttggttttatttttaccaaTTCGTATTGATTCCTAGAAGGTATTTTTCATAACCTAAGCTCACCTGTAGCTTATCATGCCTGGATCAGGTGTGAAATAGCCAGTTGCTCTGCAATGGAGGATTGTAGAAAACGTAGAGCTGGAAGAGCAGGGGTATGACAAATCAGAACTGAGGTATTTTGACTACTGGGTGAAGGCTGCTGTGGGTGAAGAGCAAACTCAAATGTAAGGGATTATTGCAGATGTGAAGTGGCAGATCTGAAACAGCAGATTTGAAATGATTGACTTGCAGGATTGAAAAGTACTGTCATAGGTGTAGGGTgcctggaaagagaaaagttaaGTGTGTTCCCTGTCACAATTATGGTAGCTGGTGCTGATGTGAATAAGAAAAGCAAACGGACAGGGCTTTATACCTGAAGCTCTAACACTCCAGGGTTTCAGTCACAGCATTTCCATCATCCTCCGAGAAAGACTGGAAAAGATTGTGACACGAGAAAGCAAATCCTAAAATGGAGGGAAGAGGTAGAATTCTGTTGGGCACAAGGCAAAGAGCCTGGTTACTCTTGGTTAATTTGTTCTGATGGAGTAAGGAGTGAGGTATTGTTTTGCCCCACTTCGATCTGTGGGTAAGGGCCAAAACCCCACCTTGTCACCCAGGACAGCTCTGAGTTGCAAAAAGTAATCTTTACTTGGGGACAGGAGTGTGCTCATGCGCTGCCTCCTTAGGAGGAGGTGGAAGAATGAACAGAGCCCTGCAATAATGCTGTCAAGATTGTCACAGACTCCCTGGATCGTGGGAGGCAAGGCTTGGAAGAGTCCTACTATTCAGGCTAAAAATCAAATAAGTAGATAGTAGCTAGAGATGGGTTGTGG of the Grus americana isolate bGruAme1 chromosome 1, bGruAme1.mat, whole genome shotgun sequence genome contains:
- the PHF5A gene encoding PHD finger-like domain-containing protein 5A — encoded protein: MAKHHPDLIFCRKQAGVAIGRLCEKCDGKCVICDSYVRPCTLVRICDECNYGSYQGRCVICGGPGVSDAYYCKECTIQEKDRDGCPKIVNLGSSKTDLFYERKKYGFKKR